One genomic segment of Pedobacter endophyticus includes these proteins:
- the rny gene encoding ribonuclease Y has product MEITEILGYIFALIAGLGIGIAVGRYLLRNLLKQQEVAAQNKVKKILKDAENNAEILKKNKLLEAKEKFLQLKAEHEQEVSAKNNTINQRENTIKQKEQSVNQRLENFNKKEQELDKQRQNLERQTDLAVKKQEEVEVLKNQHLKQLETIAGLSAEEAKEQLVENLKQEARTQAMMQVKDIVDEAKLTASKEAKKVVIQTIQRTATEAAIENSVSIFHIESDEIKGRVIGREGRNIRALEAATGIEIIVDDTPEAIILSGFDPVRREIARLALHRLVTDGRIHPARIEEIVAKTKKQIEDEIVEIGERTVIDLGIHGLHPELIRMVGRMRYRSSYGQNLLHHSREVANFCATMAAELGLNAKMAKRAGLLHDIGKVPDDNPELPHAILGMQLAEKYKEHPEICNAIGAHHDEIEMTSLISPIVQACDAISGARPGARREVVESYIKRLKDLEELALSYPGVEKTFAIQAGRELRVIVESERITDAQAELLAADISTRIQTEMTYPGQIKVTVIRETRSVAFAK; this is encoded by the coding sequence ATGGAGATAACGGAAATTCTAGGATACATATTTGCCCTAATAGCTGGCTTAGGTATCGGTATAGCGGTGGGTAGATACCTGCTTCGCAACTTGCTTAAACAACAAGAAGTTGCCGCTCAAAACAAAGTGAAAAAGATTTTAAAAGATGCAGAGAACAATGCAGAAATCTTGAAAAAAAATAAACTTTTAGAGGCAAAAGAGAAGTTTTTGCAACTTAAGGCCGAGCACGAACAAGAAGTAAGTGCAAAGAACAACACCATTAACCAACGCGAAAATACCATCAAGCAAAAAGAGCAATCGGTAAACCAACGTTTAGAGAATTTTAACAAAAAAGAACAAGAGCTTGATAAACAACGACAAAATCTTGAGCGCCAAACCGATTTAGCGGTGAAGAAGCAAGAAGAGGTTGAAGTGTTAAAAAATCAGCATTTGAAGCAGTTGGAAACCATTGCCGGCCTTTCGGCTGAAGAAGCAAAGGAGCAGTTGGTAGAAAACCTGAAACAAGAGGCCCGTACGCAGGCCATGATGCAGGTAAAAGACATTGTTGATGAAGCGAAACTGACCGCGAGCAAAGAAGCTAAAAAAGTGGTTATCCAAACCATTCAACGCACTGCAACCGAGGCAGCGATTGAAAATTCAGTTTCCATTTTTCATATTGAAAGCGACGAGATTAAAGGACGCGTAATTGGTAGAGAAGGCAGAAACATTCGTGCTCTAGAAGCCGCTACTGGTATCGAGATTATTGTTGATGATACTCCGGAAGCCATTATTTTATCTGGTTTCGACCCGGTAAGAAGAGAAATTGCCCGCCTGGCCCTGCACCGTTTGGTAACAGATGGTCGTATTCACCCGGCACGTATTGAAGAAATTGTTGCCAAGACAAAAAAGCAGATTGAAGACGAAATTGTTGAGATTGGCGAGCGCACTGTGATCGATTTAGGCATTCACGGTTTGCACCCGGAGCTGATTCGTATGGTTGGACGTATGCGTTACCGCTCTTCTTATGGTCAAAACCTTTTACATCACTCTAGAGAGGTGGCCAACTTCTGTGCTACCATGGCGGCAGAATTGGGCTTAAACGCAAAGATGGCCAAGCGTGCCGGTTTACTTCACGATATTGGTAAGGTGCCAGATGATAACCCTGAATTGCCTCACGCTATTTTGGGTATGCAACTGGCCGAAAAATATAAGGAACATCCGGAAATTTGTAACGCCATTGGTGCCCACCACGATGAAATTGAGATGACCTCTTTAATTTCGCCAATCGTTCAGGCTTGCGATGCCATTTCAGGCGCACGTCCCGGCGCACGTAGAGAAGTTGTTGAAAGCTACATTAAGCGTTTAAAAGATTTGGAAGAACTGGCTTTATCTTACCCAGGTGTAGAAAAAACCTTCGCAATACAAGCGGGTAGAGAATTGCGTGTAATTGTTGAAAGTGAAAGAATTACTGATGCACAGGCAGAATTATTGGCCGCCGATATCTCAACGCGTATTCAAACAGAGATGACTTATCCGGGTCAGATCAAGGTGACCGTAATTAGAGAAACACGATCGGTGGCATTTGCTAAATAA
- a CDS encoding Mpo1 family 2-hydroxy fatty acid dioxygenase: MSKQTKQIEPKRPVDVLFDKYAESHQNSTNKLVHWICVPLIVFSLLGLVWQIPFPHLEFLGSYNGFFNWASFLLAFSLYYYFTLSPVLFFMMIWVVGLMSYIIVKIEQAVGLGSGKAYAIYAAIFVAAWIGQFIGHKIEGKKPSFLDDVKFLLIGPIWLLHFICKKTGIRY; encoded by the coding sequence ATGAGCAAGCAAACCAAACAAATAGAGCCAAAACGGCCTGTTGATGTACTTTTCGATAAGTATGCCGAAAGTCACCAAAATTCTACCAACAAACTGGTGCATTGGATCTGTGTTCCATTGATTGTATTTAGTTTACTCGGCTTGGTTTGGCAAATTCCTTTTCCACATCTCGAATTTTTAGGAAGTTATAACGGCTTTTTCAATTGGGCCTCGTTTCTGCTGGCTTTCAGCTTATATTATTATTTTACCTTATCGCCCGTATTGTTTTTCATGATGATTTGGGTTGTGGGCCTAATGAGCTACATCATTGTAAAAATAGAACAAGCGGTAGGTTTAGGCAGCGGAAAAGCCTACGCTATTTATGCAGCAATTTTTGTAGCAGCCTGGATAGGGCAGTTTATTGGCCACAAAATCGAGGGAAAGAAACCTTCGTTTTTAGATGATGTTAAATTTCTGCTGATCGGCCCGATTTGGTTGTTGCACTTCATTTGTAAAAAAACAGGAATTAGATACTAG
- a CDS encoding TonB-dependent receptor: MNIIAIVKTSAFVMLISFISLIASAQTGKISGVVSDKKTGETLIGVTVKIKGTTKGVSTDVDGHYTLQAMASGKYTLEFSYVGYQTKEISEVVVKAPSVTNLSVTLAEASGQNLGEVVVKASYKQESINTLYAQQKNSALISDGISSEQIKKSPDRNTSDVLKRVSGATIQDNKFVIVRGLSDRYNTATLDNSTLPSTEANKKAFSFDIVPSNLVDKITISKTATPDLPADFAGGAVQIVTKDIPDQNFLSLGIGYGYNSQSTFKDFLGTKKNALAYLGYEDGSKQLAENFPSTAAVSSGTLSSSKNIAALKSLPVDNSIRNNSALPTQNYQFNLGRVKNFESGNKFGAMISATYRNSQNINQDVERNFYVYNYTDNQYRFSTNLGALANFAYSFGKNKISFKNIYNKNYDDNYTVRTGIKDGNSLNQFYAYDIMQKALFKTTLEGDHQIGEGNSKLKWTASYSNITNNQPNQLKINYTKPLAAQNDPSVLYQANITSLGKDNTRLFSDLNEDIYAGEVNYSTPFKLFDASTTMKVGLGSQYRDRDFTARFIGAELTTNDPEEQTRVRALPVTEIFSHSLIESGIYRISEVGGPLDNYLANSFTNYGYLMLDQKFGENFRAVYGARVENYNVKVLNSIQTYVDDTQLDVLPSVNLTYSLTKKANLRASYYRTLARPEFRELSLSSYYDYEQLGNITGNPNLKRSLIDNADLRYEIYPEAGQLFSVSAFYKHFTNAIESYRYDVLSTPDVSFFNTPKAYTYGLEFEGRKNLNFINDEGFFKNTIAYFNLSLIKSKVTNPTDQEFIDKTRPMVGQSPYVINAGLQHSALDNKLNFNILYNKVGRRIIQAGGIRFPSTYENPRDVIDFQASYKVIKSKGEIKLNVGDILNQRSIIYFDYNGDKKYNGSVGNGGDETFSSYKTGTNVSLSFNYSF; encoded by the coding sequence TTGAATATCATCGCTATTGTTAAAACTTCGGCATTTGTAATGCTGATTTCATTTATAAGCTTAATTGCTTCGGCACAAACAGGAAAAATTTCGGGCGTTGTATCTGATAAGAAAACTGGTGAGACCTTAATTGGTGTCACCGTTAAAATTAAAGGTACAACTAAAGGTGTTTCAACCGATGTTGATGGTCACTATACGTTGCAAGCAATGGCCAGCGGGAAATACACACTTGAATTTTCGTATGTGGGCTACCAAACAAAAGAGATTTCGGAGGTTGTAGTTAAAGCTCCTTCGGTTACCAATTTAAGCGTAACACTTGCTGAGGCCAGCGGACAAAACCTCGGAGAAGTTGTGGTTAAAGCAAGTTACAAGCAAGAATCTATAAACACACTTTACGCTCAACAAAAAAACAGCGCCTTAATTTCTGATGGTATATCAAGCGAGCAAATAAAAAAATCTCCTGATAGAAACACGTCCGACGTTTTGAAGCGTGTAAGTGGTGCCACTATTCAAGATAATAAGTTCGTTATTGTGCGTGGTTTGAGCGACAGATACAACACGGCGACACTTGATAACTCGACCCTGCCAAGTACAGAGGCAAACAAAAAAGCCTTCTCCTTTGATATTGTTCCATCGAATTTGGTGGATAAGATTACCATCAGCAAAACCGCTACGCCCGATTTACCAGCAGATTTTGCAGGCGGTGCGGTGCAAATCGTAACTAAAGATATTCCCGATCAAAACTTCTTGTCGTTGGGCATTGGGTACGGTTACAACAGTCAATCGACGTTTAAAGATTTCCTTGGCACAAAGAAAAACGCTTTGGCTTACCTGGGTTACGAAGATGGCTCGAAACAACTGGCAGAAAACTTTCCGAGTACTGCTGCGGTTTCATCGGGAACGCTGTCGAGCTCAAAAAACATTGCGGCATTGAAATCGTTACCTGTCGATAATTCTATTAGAAACAACAGCGCTCTGCCTACTCAAAACTATCAGTTTAATCTGGGCCGGGTTAAGAATTTCGAAAGCGGAAATAAGTTTGGCGCTATGATTTCTGCAACCTACAGAAACTCGCAAAACATCAATCAAGATGTTGAACGTAACTTCTACGTTTACAATTATACCGACAATCAATACAGGTTCTCTACCAATTTAGGCGCTTTGGCCAACTTCGCCTACAGCTTCGGAAAGAACAAAATCAGCTTTAAAAATATCTACAACAAAAATTACGACGATAACTACACGGTTCGTACCGGTATAAAAGATGGTAACTCGTTAAACCAGTTTTATGCTTATGATATTATGCAGAAAGCGCTTTTTAAAACAACTTTAGAGGGCGATCATCAAATTGGTGAGGGCAACAGCAAATTAAAGTGGACGGCATCGTACAGTAATATCACCAATAACCAGCCAAATCAGTTAAAAATTAATTATACCAAACCGCTGGCGGCACAAAATGATCCTTCGGTTTTGTACCAGGCGAACATTACTTCTTTGGGTAAAGATAATACACGTTTATTTTCTGATTTAAATGAAGATATCTACGCTGGTGAGGTGAACTATAGCACGCCATTTAAGTTGTTCGATGCCTCAACCACGATGAAGGTTGGTTTGGGTTCTCAATACCGCGATCGCGATTTTACAGCTCGTTTTATTGGTGCCGAATTAACTACAAACGATCCGGAGGAACAAACCCGTGTAAGGGCATTGCCGGTAACCGAAATATTCTCCCATTCATTAATCGAATCGGGGATTTATAGAATTTCAGAAGTTGGCGGTCCTTTAGATAATTATTTGGCCAACTCGTTTACCAACTACGGCTATTTGATGCTCGATCAAAAATTTGGCGAAAACTTTAGGGCAGTATATGGCGCAAGGGTAGAAAATTACAATGTGAAAGTGCTTAACTCCATTCAAACCTATGTTGATGATACACAACTCGACGTGCTTCCCTCGGTAAACTTAACTTACAGCCTAACCAAAAAAGCTAATTTACGTGCCTCATACTACCGTACTTTGGCCCGACCAGAGTTTAGGGAGCTTTCGTTGTCGTCGTATTATGATTATGAACAACTAGGTAACATCACAGGTAATCCAAACTTAAAGAGATCGCTTATCGATAACGCAGATTTAAGGTATGAGATTTATCCGGAGGCCGGTCAGTTATTTTCGGTATCGGCATTTTACAAGCACTTTACCAACGCCATCGAATCGTACCGTTATGATGTTTTGTCAACGCCTGATGTTTCCTTTTTCAACACGCCAAAAGCCTATACTTATGGCCTCGAGTTTGAAGGTCGCAAGAACCTGAACTTCATTAACGATGAGGGTTTCTTTAAAAACACCATTGCTTATTTCAACTTGTCGTTAATCAAATCGAAGGTTACCAATCCAACCGATCAGGAGTTTATCGACAAAACCCGACCAATGGTTGGTCAATCTCCATACGTAATTAATGCTGGTTTACAACATAGTGCCTTAGATAATAAGTTGAATTTTAACATCCTTTACAATAAAGTAGGCCGAAGGATTATTCAGGCTGGCGGTATTCGTTTCCCAAGCACGTACGAAAACCCGAGAGATGTTATCGATTTCCAGGCGAGTTACAAAGTGATTAAGTCGAAAGGTGAAATTAAGCTAAATGTCGGCGATATTTTAAACCAGAGAAGCATTATTTACTTCGATTATAACGGCGACAAGAAATACAACGGCAGCGTTGGTAATGGCGGCGATGAAACGTTTTCATCGTACAAAACCGGAACAAACGTGTCGTTATCGTTTAACTACTCTTTTTAG
- a CDS encoding FeoB-associated Cys-rich membrane protein, producing the protein MNYPILISVIVLVALLIVFLIRRNRKDKKEFEKEVIDSELPPKEDKENI; encoded by the coding sequence ATGAACTATCCAATCTTAATTTCAGTAATCGTGTTGGTCGCTCTGTTGATTGTATTTCTGATCAGGCGAAACCGAAAAGACAAAAAGGAATTTGAAAAGGAAGTAATCGATTCGGAACTTCCGCCGAAAGAAGATAAAGAAAACATTTAA
- a CDS encoding lysophospholipid acyltransferase family protein: MKIITTSEFAKATKIDKLGVPGLAGLMMEIMKLNDINDVFAQNQHFKGLEFVDKILETIGVSIEFDEDDLNNIPKTGPFIAIANHPYGGVEGLALVKLLCTVRPDAKVMVNFILKKIPNLDEFFVAVNPFENVQHTSSISGLKTTFDLLRNGTPIGIFPAGEVSTFKLDAQQVTDRMWHPVVGKLIAKAKVPVVPIYFHGNNGVLFNILSFIHPTLRTAKLPSEFLNKQGLAIKVRVGKAIAPAEVSHMNSSNKLMDFLRARTYALGVGLDQEKKLFNPLNLFKIKKKPTPVIEETSRTLIKDEVETLENFRVWTEKNYEVYIVPTLKIPNILREIGRLREITFREVGEGTNKKIDLDNYDIYYNHLFIWDRELENIVGAYRIGKGDEILESMGRRGFYLSELFKMKDQFYPMLRQGIELGRSWIRKEYQGKPLPLFLLWKGILKYLIDNPQYRYMFGPVSISNSFSKFSKALIVDYITKNHFDYEMAKYVKPRNKFKADLLPIATDTLVESSESFKDLDSIIGDIENSHIKIPVLLRQYMNLNAKIISFNIDPKFSDCLDGFLVVDTHNIPPEMLEKLGKNL, translated from the coding sequence ATGAAGATCATAACTACGTCTGAGTTTGCCAAGGCGACAAAGATAGATAAGCTCGGAGTACCAGGTTTAGCAGGCTTGATGATGGAAATCATGAAACTGAACGACATTAACGATGTTTTTGCTCAAAACCAACACTTTAAGGGCTTAGAGTTCGTAGATAAGATATTGGAAACAATTGGCGTTTCGATCGAGTTTGACGAAGATGATTTAAATAATATCCCAAAAACGGGGCCTTTCATTGCCATTGCAAATCACCCGTATGGCGGCGTTGAGGGCCTGGCGCTTGTTAAGCTTTTATGTACCGTAAGGCCCGATGCCAAGGTAATGGTAAACTTTATTTTGAAGAAGATCCCCAATCTTGACGAGTTTTTTGTTGCCGTTAACCCTTTCGAAAACGTGCAGCACACCTCGAGCATAAGCGGCTTGAAAACTACTTTCGATTTATTGAGAAACGGAACACCCATTGGTATTTTCCCTGCCGGAGAGGTTTCTACCTTTAAACTGGATGCGCAACAGGTTACTGACAGGATGTGGCATCCCGTTGTTGGTAAATTAATAGCAAAGGCCAAAGTGCCAGTTGTTCCTATTTATTTTCATGGCAATAACGGCGTATTATTTAATATTTTAAGTTTCATACACCCTACACTGCGCACCGCTAAGCTACCGTCTGAGTTTTTAAATAAGCAGGGACTGGCCATTAAGGTGAGGGTTGGAAAGGCCATTGCGCCTGCCGAGGTTTCGCACATGAACAGCAGCAACAAACTGATGGATTTTTTGCGTGCCCGCACATATGCCCTCGGTGTTGGCCTCGATCAGGAAAAAAAGCTGTTTAACCCGCTAAATTTGTTTAAGATCAAGAAAAAGCCGACACCGGTAATTGAAGAAACTTCGAGAACATTAATAAAAGACGAGGTTGAAACGCTGGAAAATTTCAGGGTGTGGACGGAAAAGAATTATGAAGTATACATTGTTCCTACTTTAAAAATCCCCAATATTTTACGTGAAATTGGTCGACTGAGGGAAATCACCTTCCGTGAGGTTGGCGAAGGGACAAATAAAAAAATCGATCTCGATAACTACGATATTTACTATAATCACTTGTTTATTTGGGACCGGGAGCTGGAAAACATTGTTGGCGCTTATCGGATTGGCAAAGGCGATGAAATTTTGGAAAGCATGGGTCGCCGTGGTTTTTATCTTTCGGAGCTGTTTAAGATGAAAGATCAGTTTTACCCGATGCTAAGACAGGGTATTGAGCTGGGCCGATCGTGGATCAGAAAAGAATATCAGGGTAAACCCCTACCACTTTTCTTGTTGTGGAAAGGCATTTTAAAGTACCTGATCGATAATCCGCAATACCGTTATATGTTCGGCCCGGTGAGCATTAGCAATAGCTTTTCGAAGTTTAGCAAGGCCCTGATTGTTGATTATATTACAAAAAACCATTTCGATTACGAAATGGCAAAGTACGTAAAGCCACGTAATAAATTTAAAGCAGACTTGTTGCCCATTGCAACCGATACATTGGTAGAAAGTAGCGAATCGTTTAAGGATTTAGACAGCATAATCGGTGATATCGAAAACTCGCACATTAAAATTCCGGTATTGCTAAGGCAATATATGAACCTGAATGCGAAGATTATCTCGTTTAACATCGACCCCAAATTCTCTGATTGCCTGGATGGTTTCTTAGTGGTTGATACACACAATATCCCACCAGAAATGTTGGAAAAACTCGGAAAAAACTTATAG
- a CDS encoding ComEA family DNA-binding protein, with product MRIFLNTHFGFSKGQFNGLILLIFIIACLKLFPVVYGIYRPLEEDDLQLISQINKIEISSEHNATYTRKRTTDSRFIKPPTLFTFDPNTLSAGGWSSLGLSPKQAQAIVNYTAKGGRFYKREDLQKMYTISPEMYKKLLPYVKIEANEKNNKQESLYAKKEFVKKAPVIVDINTADSAQLDEIKGIGGAFANRILRYRQKLGGFYRKEQLMEVYGLDSAKYNEIKGQISMSSVALKTININTAQFSDLKPNPYLTYKQMNAIIQYRKQHGSYKGPADLKKVAILTQQVIDQITPYISF from the coding sequence ATGAGAATTTTCCTCAACACACATTTTGGTTTCAGTAAAGGTCAATTTAATGGTTTAATACTGTTGATTTTCATCATTGCCTGCCTCAAGCTTTTTCCGGTAGTGTACGGCATTTACAGGCCGCTGGAAGAAGATGATCTGCAGCTGATTTCGCAGATTAACAAAATCGAAATCAGCAGTGAGCACAATGCTACGTACACTCGCAAACGCACAACTGATTCACGTTTCATAAAGCCTCCCACGCTGTTTACGTTCGATCCGAATACGCTGAGCGCCGGTGGTTGGAGCAGCCTGGGCCTGTCGCCAAAACAAGCGCAGGCAATTGTAAATTACACGGCCAAGGGTGGCAGGTTCTATAAACGCGAGGATCTTCAAAAAATGTATACCATTTCGCCAGAAATGTATAAAAAGCTACTGCCTTATGTAAAAATTGAGGCGAACGAAAAAAATAATAAACAGGAATCTCTTTATGCCAAAAAGGAATTTGTGAAAAAAGCACCAGTAATAGTCGATATTAATACTGCAGATTCTGCACAGCTTGATGAAATAAAGGGAATAGGAGGGGCTTTTGCTAATCGTATATTAAGGTACAGGCAAAAATTGGGTGGTTTTTATAGAAAAGAGCAATTAATGGAGGTGTATGGTTTAGATTCGGCAAAATACAACGAGATTAAAGGGCAAATTTCGATGAGTTCCGTAGCACTTAAAACGATCAATATTAATACGGCCCAGTTTAGCGATCTAAAACCGAACCCTTACCTTACCTATAAACAAATGAACGCCATTATTCAATACCGGAAACAACATGGCAGCTACAAAGGCCCGGCCGATTTAAAGAAAGTTGCAATCCTAACTCAGCAGGTTATCGATCAGATAACGCCTTATATTTCTTTCTAA
- a CDS encoding acyl-CoA dehydrogenase family protein: MDVSFDFAETETQKSVRAMVRDFAERNIRPNIMEWDEAQHFPVELFKQLGELGLMGVLVPVEYGGSGFGYQEYVDVIVEVARVCGSIGLSLAAHNSLCTGHILAFATEEQKQKWLPKLATAEWIGAWGLTEANTGSDALRMMTTAVEDGDDYIINGAKNWITHGKSGDIAVVMVRTGEQGSSKGISAIVVERGTPGFSAGKKENKLGMRASETTEMIFDNCRVPKANLLGNVGEGFKQAMKVLDGGRISIAALALGIAKGAFDAAVSYSKQRHQFGQPISSFQAISFKLADMATEVEAAELLIRQAADLKNRHLPMTKESAMAKYFASEVSVKVATEAVQIFGGYGYTKDFPVEKFYRDSKLCTIGEGTSEIQKIVIAREILA, encoded by the coding sequence ATGGATGTAAGTTTTGATTTTGCTGAAACAGAGACTCAGAAAAGCGTAAGGGCAATGGTTCGCGATTTTGCCGAGAGGAACATTCGTCCTAATATAATGGAGTGGGACGAAGCTCAGCATTTTCCTGTCGAATTATTTAAACAATTGGGCGAATTGGGATTAATGGGTGTTTTGGTGCCTGTGGAGTACGGAGGTTCGGGTTTTGGATACCAGGAATATGTTGATGTAATTGTAGAAGTGGCCAGGGTTTGCGGCTCTATTGGTTTATCGTTGGCAGCACACAATTCATTATGTACAGGCCATATTTTAGCTTTCGCAACTGAAGAGCAAAAACAAAAATGGCTGCCGAAGCTGGCAACAGCGGAATGGATTGGGGCCTGGGGATTAACCGAGGCTAATACCGGATCGGATGCGTTAAGAATGATGACCACAGCTGTTGAAGATGGCGACGATTACATTATTAACGGCGCCAAAAACTGGATCACACATGGCAAAAGCGGCGATATTGCCGTCGTAATGGTAAGAACGGGTGAACAGGGAAGCTCGAAAGGAATTTCGGCTATTGTTGTAGAGCGTGGCACACCAGGTTTTTCGGCAGGAAAAAAGGAAAATAAACTCGGCATGCGTGCATCAGAAACTACAGAAATGATTTTTGATAATTGCAGAGTGCCGAAAGCAAACTTGCTTGGAAATGTTGGGGAGGGGTTTAAACAGGCGATGAAAGTACTTGATGGCGGCAGAATATCTATCGCCGCACTGGCTTTGGGTATTGCAAAAGGTGCTTTTGATGCCGCCGTGTCTTACTCCAAACAACGCCACCAGTTCGGGCAGCCAATTTCCAGCTTCCAGGCCATCAGTTTTAAACTTGCCGATATGGCCACAGAAGTAGAGGCTGCAGAGTTGCTGATTCGCCAGGCTGCGGATTTAAAGAACAGGCACTTACCAATGACGAAAGAATCGGCTATGGCAAAGTATTTCGCCTCAGAAGTATCGGTTAAAGTAGCAACTGAAGCGGTACAGATATTTGGAGGCTACGGTTATACAAAGGACTTTCCGGTAGAAAAATTTTATCGCGATAGTAAACTGTGTACAATAGGCGAGGGAACATCCGAAATACAAAAAATTGTAATCGCCAGAGAAATACTTGCGTAA
- a CDS encoding DUF6496 domain-containing protein encodes MAKYSEKAGDKVEKTMHEMKEGKLKSGSGKKVTSKKQAVAIGLSEARKEGAKVPKKK; translated from the coding sequence ATGGCAAAGTATTCAGAAAAAGCTGGTGATAAAGTTGAAAAAACCATGCACGAAATGAAAGAAGGAAAACTTAAAAGTGGCTCGGGAAAAAAAGTTACCTCAAAAAAACAGGCGGTAGCCATTGGATTATCGGAAGCTAGAAAGGAAGGTGCAAAGGTGCCGAAGAAAAAGTAG
- the rpsU gene encoding 30S ribosomal protein S21: MIIINIKDGESLDKALKRFKKKFEKTGVLRELRSRQAYEKKSVARRTEIKHAVYIQNMNQDTTS, from the coding sequence ATGATTATTATCAACATTAAAGACGGCGAATCATTAGATAAGGCCCTAAAGCGTTTCAAGAAAAAGTTTGAAAAAACTGGTGTATTGAGAGAACTGCGTAGTCGCCAGGCATACGAGAAGAAATCTGTTGCACGTCGTACTGAAATTAAGCATGCTGTTTACATTCAGAACATGAATCAAGATACAACTTCATAG
- a CDS encoding tyrosine-type recombinase/integrase: MLQKSFITYLTHEKRYSQHTINSYQNDLSQFKDYIQSAYQIDFTEVQHSQLRSFMVHLMEDGTSESSINRKISALRSFYKFLHKTEKIEQNPALLIKAPKIPKRLPAFVDHQKMDLLLDSGNYFGEGFESTRDHIVIELLFGTGMRLAELLQLKDTDIDFYAGTIRVLGKRNKERIIPISKQLANQVNNYLSEKKLQAFDNNVPNLIVTNVGAPAYPKLIYRIVTSYLNHVSTNDKKSPHVLRHSYATALLNAGADLNAIKELLGHASLAATQVYTHNSIERLKTIYKQAHPKA, from the coding sequence ATGTTGCAAAAAAGCTTTATCACATACTTAACCCACGAGAAGCGCTATTCTCAGCATACCATCAACTCTTATCAAAATGATTTGAGTCAATTTAAGGACTACATTCAAAGCGCATACCAAATTGACTTTACAGAAGTTCAGCACAGCCAGTTAAGAAGCTTCATGGTTCATTTAATGGAAGACGGAACATCAGAAAGCTCCATTAATCGAAAAATATCTGCATTAAGAAGTTTCTATAAGTTTTTGCACAAAACGGAAAAAATTGAGCAAAATCCGGCACTTTTAATAAAAGCACCCAAAATTCCGAAGCGGTTACCGGCATTTGTAGATCATCAGAAGATGGATCTTTTGCTCGATTCTGGCAACTACTTTGGCGAAGGCTTTGAGTCTACCCGCGACCATATCGTAATTGAGTTGCTATTTGGTACCGGAATGCGTTTGGCAGAACTGCTTCAACTGAAAGATACCGATATCGATTTTTACGCAGGCACAATCCGCGTGTTAGGCAAAAGAAATAAGGAGCGCATTATACCGATAAGTAAGCAGCTTGCTAATCAGGTAAATAACTACCTTTCTGAAAAAAAGCTACAAGCTTTTGATAACAATGTACCAAACTTAATCGTTACCAATGTAGGTGCTCCGGCTTACCCTAAATTAATTTACCGCATTGTTACCTCATACCTAAACCATGTATCGACGAATGACAAAAAAAGCCCTCACGTATTGCGACATAGTTATGCCACCGCGTTATTAAATGCAGGTGCAGATCTAAATGCCATTAAAGAACTTCTGGGGCATGCCAGCTTAGCGGCCACCCAGGTTTATACCCACAATTCAATCGAAAGATTAAAAACAATTTATAAACAAGCCCATCCAAAGGCGTAA
- the hpf gene encoding ribosome hibernation-promoting factor, HPF/YfiA family, with amino-acid sequence MKIGVQSIHFSADSKLLDFIQKKANKLDQFFDQIISGEVYLKLENVEDEANKISEIKLIVPGGTLFAKEQCKSFEEATDLAIESLRKQITKHKEKTRAKLSEHKAILSESEASDY; translated from the coding sequence ATGAAAATCGGAGTTCAATCAATCCACTTCAGTGCAGACAGTAAGTTGTTAGACTTTATCCAGAAAAAGGCAAACAAGCTCGATCAGTTTTTTGATCAGATTATTAGTGGCGAAGTGTATTTAAAGTTAGAGAACGTAGAGGACGAGGCCAATAAGATTAGCGAGATTAAACTCATTGTGCCGGGCGGAACCCTATTTGCTAAAGAACAATGTAAATCATTTGAAGAGGCCACAGATCTGGCCATCGAATCGCTGAGGAAACAAATTACTAAACATAAAGAAAAAACCCGTGCAAAATTGAGTGAGCACAAAGCAATTTTAAGCGAAAGCGAAGCGTCTGATTATTAA